The Gammaproteobacteria bacterium DNA segment CTCTGATCTTCAGCGGCATCAAAATACATCATCTTCACCGCACGCAAATAGTAGAACGCACCGATCACCGAGAAGATCACCGCCACCGTAGCCAACCAGATCAGATCCACATTAACCACCGCCGTCAGCACCGACAACTTCGCGTAGAAACCAACGGTCGGCGGAATGCCCGCCATCGAAAAGAGAATGATCAACATCATAAAGGCAAACCACGGGCTGCGTTCATTCAGCCCCTTAAAGTCATCCAGCTCTTCCGCCTCAAAGCCCTTACGACTGAGGAACAGGATCATGCCAAACCCACCCAGCGCCATCAGCGCGTAAGTCAGCGCGTAAAACATCGAAGCGGCATAACCCTCACCCGTACCCGCCAAAATACCCAGCAGCAAAAAGCCCACATGAGAGATGGTGGAGTAAGCCAACATGCGCTTGATGCTGCTCTGTGCGATGGCGACAATGTTACCCAAACCCAGCGACAACACCGCCAACACCATCAACATCGTCTGCCAATCGGCCTGCAATGACCCCAAACCCTCCACCAACAGACGCATCGTCATAGCAAAGGCGGCGATCTTCGGCGCAGTGGCAATGTACAACGTCACCGCCGTCGGCGCACCGTGATAGACATCGGGAATCCACATATGAAACGGCACCGCACCCAACTTAAAGGCCAAACCGACAACGATAAAGGCCAAGCCCAACAACACCCCAACGCTGCTGCCCTGCTCCGCCAAACTGCTGCTGATCTCGATAATATTTAAACTGCCGGTCATGCCGTAAATAATCGACATGCCGTAGAGCAAGATACCCGAAGCCAGCGCACCCAAGACAAAATACTTCATCGCCGCCTCAGAAGCGCGTTTGGAATTGCGACAAAACGCCACCATCGCGTACATGGAGAGCGACATCAGCTCCAGCCCCAAATAGAGGCTCAACATGCTGTAGGAGGAGATCATAATCATCATCCCCAAAACCCCAAACAGCCCCAAGACGTAATATTCGCCTTTAAACATGCCACGATCTTGCAGATAACGACGTGAATAGAGCAACACCCCCATCGTCACCACATAGACAAAACACTTCAACACCACACTCATCAGATCACTGATAAAAGTGCCATTAAAGGCCAATTGAGTGCCATCGGGTTGATAGGCTAACGTTAACAACAAGGTTAAACCCAAAGAGACTTGCGCCAGCAGATAGGTGATGTTGCGCTGGCTGTCTTTTAAAAACAGATCCACCGTCAACACCACACACACCATACTAAGGAGGAAAATCTCGGGGAGGGCGGTAATAAAATCGCTCATCAATCTGTCCTGTAAGTCCGCTTAAAGCTTAGAAGCTGAAATGTGTTGCAGTAAGTTTTCCACCGTGGGGTGCATCACCTCCACCATAGGATCAGGCCAGAGACCGAAGAGCAGCACCATCGCCGCCAGCAGCCCCAAGATCAAAAACTCACGCCCGTTGATGTCTTTTAACTCCGCCACTTTCTCATTGCCCACCTCGCCAAAAATCACCCGTTTCACCATCCACAAGGTGTAGGCCGCACCGACAATCAAGGTGATCGAGGCCAAGAAGGCGTACCAGAAGTTGGCTTTGAAGCTGGCCAGAATCACCATGAATTCACCAACAAAACCCGACGTACCCGGCAGACCGGCGTTGCTCATGGCAAACAGCACCATAAAAGCAGCGAAAATCGGCATGGTGTTGGCCACCCCACCGTAATCCTTGATCTGACGAGAATGCACACGGTCGTACATCACCCCGACGCAGAGAAACATCGCCGCCGAGATAAAGCCGTGGGAGATCATCTGCACCATCGCCCCCTCAATGCCCATCGCCGCGCCGCTGCCCGCCTCGCTGCCACCGTTGGCAGCAATGCCAAAAACGATGAACATCCCCAAGGTGACAAACCCCATGTGAGAGATAGAGGAATAGGCAATGAGCTTCTTCATATCTTCTTGCACCAAAGCCACAAAACCGATGTAAACCACCGCAATCAAGGAGAGCACAATCAGCAACAGATCCAGCTCACGGCTGGCATCAGGCGTAATCGGCAAGGAGAAACGCAAGAAACCGTAACCGCCCATCTTCAACATGATCGCCGCCAACACCACCGAACCGCCCGTTGGCGCTTCCACATGAGCGTCAGGTAACCAAGTGTGAACCGGCCACATGGGGATCTTGACCGCAAAGGCGAGCAAGAAGGCCAAGAAGATCAAAACCTGCGCTTCCATTGTCAGCGGCAAATTGTGGAAATCAAGAATACTAAAGCTGCCCGCTTTGCTGGCCATGTAGATCAAGGCGATCAACATAAAGACCGAGCCAAGGAAGGTGTAGAGGAAAAACTTGATCGTCGCATAGACCCGATTTGGGCCACCCCAGATACCAATAACCAAAAACATCGGTACCAGCATCGCCTCCCAAAAGACGTAGAACAACATGGAGTCAAGGGCAGAGAAGACCCCCACCATTAGACCTTCCATAATCAGGAAGGCCGCCATGTACTGCGCGACCCGTTTTTGAATCACTTCCCAACCGGCCAGCACCACAATCACACTGATAAAGGTGGTGAGCAGAATCAACGGCATGGATATGCCATCAACACCCAAGGAGTACATGATGTTAAAGGTCGGCACCCACTGCGCGCTTTCACTGAACTGCATCGCGGCGGTGGTCAAATCAAAACCCGTGTACAAGGGAATCGACAAGACAAAGGTCAGCAGTGACACCATTAGGGCGAGCGGACGCGCGAGTTTATCGCCCGCGTACAAGATCAGGAAACCACCGAAAATCGGGGCCCAAATCACCAAACTGAGTAACGGCAAATCTGCAAACATTCGCAAAAGACCTTATAAACTTTGGACAGAAATTATCGAACCACAAACCAAGTGAGCAGCAGCAACAAGCCGATGATCATGGCAAACGCGTAGTGATAGAGGAAACCGGTCTGAATGTGGCGCAACTTACCAGAGAACCAGCCTACCGCTTTAGCCGAACCGTTCACCAACAGACCGTCGATCAACTTGATGTCACCGAACTTCCACAACAGATTGCCGAGCTTCAAGCTGCCACCACCAAAAACAGCGGCGTTGAACTCATCAAAGCCGTATTTTTTCTCCAAAATTCGGTGCAACGGACGCAAACGATTGTAAAACAAGGTCGCCAAAGCGGGCTGTTTCAAATAGATAAACCAAGCAGAGAAGATCCCCGCGAAGGCCAAATAGACCGCTGGCGCTGACAAACCGTGCAGCACAAAAGACCAGACCCCATGGTAACTTTCACCAATCTGCGCCACCACATCACGGCTCGGATCAACAAAAATCACCCCATTGAAGAAGTCACCAAACAACATCGGCCCGATGGCCAAAGCACCAATGATCACCGAAGGAATCGCCAATAAAATCAGCGGCACCGTCACCACCGGTTTGCACTCATGGCAATGAGATTTAGTCTCTTCGTCCATGCGCGTTTCACCGTGGAAGACCAAGAAAAACATGCGGAAACTGTAAAATGCGGTGATAAACACCCCTGCCATCACGGCAAAATAAGCGTAACTCGCACCGACGATTTCAGAGTGATGCACCGCTTCAATGATCGCGTCTTTAGAGAAGAAACCGGCAAAACCTGGAAAGCCGATCAGAGCCAAAGAACCGATCAGCGAGACCCAATAGGTGATCGGCATGTACTTTTTCAGCCCACCCATTTTGCGAATGTCTTGTTCATGGTGCATCGCAATGATCACCGCACCGGCAGCCAAGAACAACAAGGCTTTAAAGAAGGCATGGGTCATCAGATGAAAGATCGCCGCCGAATACGCCGAAGCGCCCAGCGCCACGGTCATGTAACCGAGCTGTGAAAGCGTCGAGTACGCCACCACCTTTTTGATGTCGTTTTGCACCATACCGATCAAGCCCATAAACAGAGCCGTGGTCGCACCAATGATCAAAATAAAGCTCAGCGCCGTCTCGCTCAATTCGAACATCGGTGACATACGCGCCACCATAAAGATACCGGCGGTCACCATCGTTGCGGCGTGAATCAGAGCCGAAATCGGCGTAGGGCCTTCCATAGAATCGGGCAGCCAAACGTGCAACGGCACCTGCGCTGATTTACCCATCGCACCGATAAAGAGCAAGATGCAAATTACGGTGATCACATCCCAAGGCGAACCAGGAATAATCTCAATGGTCTGCCCCACCAGCGACGGCATGGCTGCAAAGACGGTGTCGTAATCAAGGCTACCGGTGTACATCAAGACCGCCGCGATGCCGAGCAAGAAACCAAAATCACCGACGCGATTGACCAAAAAGGCCTTCATATTGGCGTAGATGGCGGTCTCTTTTTTATACCAGAATCCGATCAACAGATAAGAAACCAGACCCACCGCCTCCCAACCAAAGAAGAGCTGCATGAAGTTGTTCGACATCACCAACATCAACATGGAGAAGGTAAACAGAGCAATGTAGCTGAAGAAACGCTGATAACCAGGATCGTCGTGCATGTAACCGATGGTATAAATATGCACCATCAAGGAGACACCCGTGACCACACACATCATCATCACGGTCAAGGTATCAACCAAAAAGCCCACTTCAAAGCGGATGCCGTCGCTGACCATCCAAGTGTAAACGGACTGGTTAAAGACCTCACCGCCATCAAAAACAATGTGATTAAACGCAATCAGAGATAAGGCAAAGGCAGTGCCGACGCCCAAAATAGTCACCCAGTGCGAGGCCGTGCGGCCAATTTGATGACCAAACAGCCCCGCTAAAATAGCGCCCACAAGCGGCGCCAAGGGAATGGCAAGATAGAGATTTTCCATAAAGCTAGCCCTTCATGCTATCCAAGTCATTAACGTTAATGGTGCGCCAATTACGGAACAACACCACCAGAATCGCCAAGCCAATCGCCGCTTCCGCCGCCGCCACAGTCAAGATAAAGAAGACAAACACTTGACCTGCGGTATCACCCAAATAGTGTGAAAACGCGACAAAGTTCATATTGACTGCCAACAGCATAAGCTCAATGGACATCAACAAAATAATGATGTTTTTTCGGTTCAGAAAAATACCCGCGACGCTCAAGCCAAACAGCACAGCTCCAAGAATCAGGTAATACGATAACGGTACCATAACGCCCCTCTGACCCACTCTAGGCAGGCAAACCCTTCAGCACACGCTGAAAATTTAGTGTTGTTCCGATTTCATTTTTACAATGCGCAAGCGATCCGATTTTTTTACCTTAACCTGCTCTGACGGTTTTTGGTATTTGGTTTCGGGACGTTTGCGCAGGGTCAAAGCGATGGCGGCAATGATCGCCACCAACAAGATGACCGCCGCAATTTCAAACTGATAGAGGTAATCGGTGTAAATCGCTTTACCCAACTCCTCGGTATTACTGTAATCAGCACCGTGCGCCACCGCATTGCTCAATTTCTCTGAGCTGAACTTGGGCGAAGCCACCACCAACACCATCTCGGCCACCATCACCAAGCCAACCACCAAGCCCAAGGGCAAATAACGGGTAAAGCCTTCTTTCATCGGTGCGGTGTCCACATCCAACATCATCACCACAAAAAGAAACAGCACCATCACCGCACCGACGTAAACCAGCACCAAGGTCAAACCCAAAAATTCCGCTTCCGCCAGCAACCAAATGCCCGCACAACTGAAAAAGGTCAAGACCAAAAACAGCGCCGCATGCACCGAGTGATTAACGGTAATGACCCGCACCGCCGAAGCCACCGCCACCAAGCTAAAGGTTAAAAAGACCCATACTTCTATATTCATATCTCAACCCTACCGGTAAGGTGCGTCGATGGCACGATCTGCGGCCAACTGTTTTTCATACTGATCGCCCACCGCCAGCAGCTTCTCTTTGTTCATGATCTGTTCGCCACGATTTTCAAAATGGTACTCAAAAATCCGCGTTTCCACGATGGCATCCACCGGACACGCCTCTTCACAGAAACCACAAAAAATGCACTTAAACAGATCAATGTCGTAACTCTTAGTCCGACGACTGCCATCGGCGCGCTGCTCTGATTCAATCGTGATCGCCAGTGCTGGGCAAACCGCTTCACAGAGTTTGCAGGCGATGCAACGCTCTTCCCCGTTGGCGTAACGACGCTGCGCGTGCAGTCCCCGAAAACGCGGCGACATTGGGGTCTTCTCTTCGGGATACTGAATCGTGATCTTTTTTGCAAACAAGTAACGACCGGTCAAGCGCATCCCCAGGAGCAGCTCCCAAAGCATAAATGTCTTTAAAAAATTGAGCATTTAAATTCTCTCCTCAGAAATTCCTGTTACAGCCAAGGCTGCCAACCTAATAAAATAGCCACCCCTTCCACCGCCAGCCAGATAATGGTCACGGGAATAAAGATTTTCCAACCCAGCCGCATGATCTGATCGTAGCGATAACGTGGGAACGTGGCGCGGAACCACAAAAAGAAGAAGGACATAAAGGCGGTTTTAAACACAAACCAATGCATGCCATCACCCAAAATAGGCAAATCAGCCCAAGCCCCAACCGGCGACAACCACCCCCCCAAGAACATCAAACTGGCCAAGGCGGCGATCAAAATCATATTGGCGTATTCGGCCAAGAAGAAGATCGAAAAGGCCATGCCCGAATATTCCACATGGAAACCGGCCACAATCTCAGACTCACCTTCCGCCACATCAAACGGCGCACGGTTGGTCTCTGCCACACCGGCCAAATAATAAACTATAAAGAGCGGAAACAGCGGCAACAGGAACCAATCCAAGAAACCGCCCTGCTGCGCCAAAACAATTTTATTCAGGTTCAAGCTGCCACTGGCCATCAACACCCCCACCAGAGCAAACCCCATCGCAATTTCATAGGAGACGATCTGCGCTGCGGCGCGCAAGGTACTGAGCATGGCGTATTTTGAGTTGGAGGCCCAACCGGCGACGATCACCCCATACACACCCAAGGAAGTAAGCGCCAAAATGTAGAGCAAACCGGCATCAATGTCGGCCAAAATCAGACCGTCACCAAAGGGAATCACCGCCCAAGCCGCCAAGGCCGGTGCCAGTGAGATTACGGGTGCCAATAAAAAGAGGAAACGGTTGGCGTTGGTGGGGATGATGATCTCTTTGGTCATCAACTTGAGCGCATCGGCAATCGGCTGCAACCAACCCTTTGGTCCGACACGGTTTGGCCCCAAACGCACCTGCATATAACCAATAATTTTGCGTTCCGCGTAGGTCAAATAGGCCACCGCCAACAGCAGAGGCCCAACAATAACCATAATCTTGATTACGATCCAGAGCGGTGTCTGCAAAATTTCAGGTAACAACAGCATCAAATCAGGCATGGTCTACACCTTCTCCAGTTCAACAGTTGCATAAAGAGAACC contains these protein-coding regions:
- the nuoN gene encoding NADH-quinone oxidoreductase subunit NuoN, which produces MSDFITALPEIFLLSMVCVVLTVDLFLKDSQRNITYLLAQVSLGLTLLLTLAYQPDGTQLAFNGTFISDLMSVVLKCFVYVVTMGVLLYSRRYLQDRGMFKGEYYVLGLFGVLGMMIMISSYSMLSLYLGLELMSLSMYAMVAFCRNSKRASEAAMKYFVLGALASGILLYGMSIIYGMTGSLNIIEISSSLAEQGSSVGVLLGLAFIVVGLAFKLGAVPFHMWIPDVYHGAPTAVTLYIATAPKIAAFAMTMRLLVEGLGSLQADWQTMLMVLAVLSLGLGNIVAIAQSSIKRMLAYSTISHVGFLLLGILAGTGEGYAASMFYALTYALMALGGFGMILFLSRKGFEAEELDDFKGLNERSPWFAFMMLIILFSMAGIPPTVGFYAKLSVLTAVVNVDLIWLATVAVIFSVIGAFYYLRAVKMMYFDAAEDQSELQPCLSFRFALSANGLTVLALGLFPAGLMALCAAALNG
- the nuoH gene encoding NADH-quinone oxidoreductase subunit NuoH, coding for MPDLMLLLPEILQTPLWIVIKIMVIVGPLLLAVAYLTYAERKIIGYMQVRLGPNRVGPKGWLQPIADALKLMTKEIIIPTNANRFLFLLAPVISLAPALAAWAVIPFGDGLILADIDAGLLYILALTSLGVYGVIVAGWASNSKYAMLSTLRAAAQIVSYEIAMGFALVGVLMASGSLNLNKIVLAQQGGFLDWFLLPLFPLFIVYYLAGVAETNRAPFDVAEGESEIVAGFHVEYSGMAFSIFFLAEYANMILIAALASLMFLGGWLSPVGAWADLPILGDGMHWFVFKTAFMSFFFLWFRATFPRYRYDQIMRLGWKIFIPVTIIWLAVEGVAILLGWQPWL
- a CDS encoding NADH-quinone oxidoreductase subunit J, which translates into the protein MNIEVWVFLTFSLVAVASAVRVITVNHSVHAALFLVLTFFSCAGIWLLAEAEFLGLTLVLVYVGAVMVLFLFVVMMLDVDTAPMKEGFTRYLPLGLVVGLVMVAEMVLVVASPKFSSEKLSNAVAHGADYSNTEELGKAIYTDYLYQFEIAAVILLVAIIAAIALTLRKRPETKYQKPSEQVKVKKSDRLRIVKMKSEQH
- the nuoL gene encoding NADH-quinone oxidoreductase subunit L, producing MENLYLAIPLAPLVGAILAGLFGHQIGRTASHWVTILGVGTAFALSLIAFNHIVFDGGEVFNQSVYTWMVSDGIRFEVGFLVDTLTVMMMCVVTGVSLMVHIYTIGYMHDDPGYQRFFSYIALFTFSMLMLVMSNNFMQLFFGWEAVGLVSYLLIGFWYKKETAIYANMKAFLVNRVGDFGFLLGIAAVLMYTGSLDYDTVFAAMPSLVGQTIEIIPGSPWDVITVICILLFIGAMGKSAQVPLHVWLPDSMEGPTPISALIHAATMVTAGIFMVARMSPMFELSETALSFILIIGATTALFMGLIGMVQNDIKKVVAYSTLSQLGYMTVALGASAYSAAIFHLMTHAFFKALLFLAAGAVIIAMHHEQDIRKMGGLKKYMPITYWVSLIGSLALIGFPGFAGFFSKDAIIEAVHHSEIVGASYAYFAVMAGVFITAFYSFRMFFLVFHGETRMDEETKSHCHECKPVVTVPLILLAIPSVIIGALAIGPMLFGDFFNGVIFVDPSRDVVAQIGESYHGVWSFVLHGLSAPAVYLAFAGIFSAWFIYLKQPALATLFYNRLRPLHRILEKKYGFDEFNAAVFGGGSLKLGNLLWKFGDIKLIDGLLVNGSAKAVGWFSGKLRHIQTGFLYHYAFAMIIGLLLLLTWFVVR
- the nuoI gene encoding NADH-quinone oxidoreductase subunit NuoI; protein product: MLNFLKTFMLWELLLGMRLTGRYLFAKKITIQYPEEKTPMSPRFRGLHAQRRYANGEERCIACKLCEAVCPALAITIESEQRADGSRRTKSYDIDLFKCIFCGFCEEACPVDAIVETRIFEYHFENRGEQIMNKEKLLAVGDQYEKQLAADRAIDAPYR
- a CDS encoding NADH-quinone oxidoreductase subunit M codes for the protein MFADLPLLSLVIWAPIFGGFLILYAGDKLARPLALMVSLLTFVLSIPLYTGFDLTTAAMQFSESAQWVPTFNIMYSLGVDGISMPLILLTTFISVIVVLAGWEVIQKRVAQYMAAFLIMEGLMVGVFSALDSMLFYVFWEAMLVPMFLVIGIWGGPNRVYATIKFFLYTFLGSVFMLIALIYMASKAGSFSILDFHNLPLTMEAQVLIFLAFLLAFAVKIPMWPVHTWLPDAHVEAPTGGSVVLAAIMLKMGGYGFLRFSLPITPDASRELDLLLIVLSLIAVVYIGFVALVQEDMKKLIAYSSISHMGFVTLGMFIVFGIAANGGSEAGSGAAMGIEGAMVQMISHGFISAAMFLCVGVMYDRVHSRQIKDYGGVANTMPIFAAFMVLFAMSNAGLPGTSGFVGEFMVILASFKANFWYAFLASITLIVGAAYTLWMVKRVIFGEVGNEKVAELKDINGREFLILGLLAAMVLLFGLWPDPMVEVMHPTVENLLQHISASKL
- the nuoK gene encoding NADH-quinone oxidoreductase subunit NuoK is translated as MVPLSYYLILGAVLFGLSVAGIFLNRKNIIILLMSIELMLLAVNMNFVAFSHYLGDTAGQVFVFFILTVAAAEAAIGLAILVVLFRNWRTINVNDLDSMKG